Proteins found in one Sorghum bicolor cultivar BTx623 chromosome 1, Sorghum_bicolor_NCBIv3, whole genome shotgun sequence genomic segment:
- the LOC8059824 gene encoding uncharacterized protein LOC8059824, producing the protein MAAAGWLRRAAAASMPRLPSGLPLIPPPPPAPLTEAQSLVVPGLGAAAGPAMELMAVPKKKVSKYKKGLRNGPKALKPVPVIVRCRCCGRVKLPHFYCCSGERGNPSESSS; encoded by the exons atggcggcggcgggttGGCTCCGacgtgcggcggcggcgtcgatgCCCCGCCTGCCTTCCGGACTTCCCCTCATACCGCCTCCTCCCCCCGCCCCTCTCACCGAGGCGCAGTCGCTCGTGGTCCCTGgcctcggcgccgccgccggaccaGCCATGGAGCTCATGGCCGTTCCTAAGAAGAAG GTCTCCAAGTACAAGAAGGGTTTGAGGAATGGACCCAAAGCTTTGAAGCCTGTGCCGGTGATTGTTCGTTGCAG GTGCTGCGGTCGAGTGAAGCTACCTCACTTCTACTGCTGCAGCGGAGAAAGAGGAAACCCAAGCGAGTCAAGCTCATAA
- the LOC8059825 gene encoding ABC transporter C family member 3, producing the protein METTPDWDWEECLIFFLHGVSAASHLILALAVTGRLLLRRLSAGRTKDGEVGGGDASRSLGRFPYCYRVSVCTTWALAAFEVLLAAYSWYADGGAGWSGDAVAERVDAAARAVSWLLLAAYLQFDVGRRRRQERFPAPLRIWWALFTLLTVVAAGVHAATSLDGFPVPGRSWALDAISVTAAVVLLSAGFLGRKEGNGRGHASEEQEPLLNGAHGAADDDDENSSSSAADASLFTGAGFLSVLTFSWMGPLLRVGHRKTLALEDVPGLEPGDSVAGILPPFKANLEALTRDVNSDGGRSSKKVVTAFTLTKALLRTIWWHVAVTAFYTLVYCVAAYVGPYLIDSLVQYLYLSGDERYAGKGQLLVLAFVVAKVLECLSQRHLFFRLQQAGIRARSALVAVVYQKSLALSSQSRRSRTSGEMINIVSVDADRVGIFSWYLHEVWQVPLQTGMAMFILYSTLGLASLAALAATVAISLATVPLGRMQERFQEKLMDSKDARMKATSESLHSMRILKLQGWEMRFLSKVIDLRKTEANWLKRYLYTSATMTFVFWGTPTFVAVVTFGACMLMGIPLETGKLLSALATFRVLQEPIYELPGTIAMVIKTKVSLARIASFLCLDELPSDAVQRLPRGSSEDFAISVSNGCFSWEASPEFPTLKDLSFQARPGMRVAVCGTVGSGKSSLLSCILGEIPKLSGEVRTCGTTAYVSQSAWIQSGKIQENILFGKEMDTEKYDRVLESCALKKDLEILPFGDQTVIGERGINLSGGQKQRIQIARALYQDADIYLFDDPFSAVDAHTGSHLFKECLLADLASKTVVYVTHQIEFLPAAELILVMKDGRIAQAGKYDEILGSGEELMELVGAHKESLTALDVIDGMNEDNASSSSPSGREKQNLSRSLSLAEKKHEANDDEGNDAQSGQLVQEEEREKGRVGFWVYWKYLTLAYKGALVPLVLLAQMLFQVIQIASNYWMAWAAPVSKDVEPPVSMPTLLSVYVMLALGSSLCILVRSLLLATAGYKTATLLFNKMHFSIFRAPMSFFDSTPSGRILNRASTDQSEVDTNIADQMGTVAFSMIQLVGIIVVMSQVAWQVFVVFIPVFAACVWYQQYYIDTARELQRLVGVCYAPIIQHFAESIAGSSTIRSFGKENQFVTTNSRLTDAYSRPKFYNAGAREWLCFRLDVLSSLVFAFSLIFLINLPTGLIDPGIAGLAITYGLSLNTLQAQVVWSMCTLENKIISVERILQYISIPTEPPLVMSENKLAHNWPSNGEIQLHNLHVKYAPQLPFVLKGLTVTFPGGMKTGIVGRTGSGKSTLIQSLFRIVDPTVGQILIDGVDICTIGLHDLRSRLSIIPQEPTMFEGTVRSNLDPLGEYSDDQIWEALDCCQLGDEVRKQELKLDSPVIENGENWSVGQRQLVCLGRVILKRSKVLVLDEATASVDTATDNLIQRTLRQQFKETTVITIAHRISSVLDSDMVLLLDNGVAVEHDRPNKLLEDKSSLFSKLVAEYTMRAAHT; encoded by the exons ATGGAGACAACACCGGACTGGGACTGGGAGGAATGCCTCATTTTCTTCCTACACGGCGTGAGCGCCGCGTCCCACCTTATCCTGGCGCTCGCCGTCACGGGGCGCTTGCTCCTTCGCCGCCTCTCAGCCGGCCGAACCAAGGACGGGGAGGTGGGTGGAGGAGATGCTAGCCGCAGTCTTGGCCGGTTTCCGTACTGCTACAGGGTCTCTGTCTGCACCACGTGGGCTCTGGCGGCGTTCGAGGTGCTCCTCGCCGCCTACTCCTGGTACGCGGACGGCGGCGCCGGGTGGTCGGGCGACGCGGTCGCTGAACGGGTGGACGCGGCCGCGCGCGCGGTGTCGTGGTTGCTGCTCGCCGCGTACCTGCAGTTCGATGTCGGGCGGCGTCGGCGCCAGGAGCGGTTCCCCGCGCCGCTCAGGATTTGGTGGGCGCTTTTCACGCTGCTCaccgtcgtcgccgccggcgtTCACGCGGCGACGAGTCTGGACGGGTTTCCCGTGCCCGGTCGGTCGTGGGCGCTCGACGCAATCTCTGTTACTGCAGCGGTGGTTCTACTCTCAGCTGGGTTCCTCGGAAGGAAGGAGGGAAATGGACGCGGCCATGCTTCCGAGGAGCAGGAGCCTCTGCTTAACGGCGCGCACGGGGCggccgatgacgacgacgagaacagcagcagcagcgccgcCGACGCATCCTTGTTCACTGGCGCCGGCTTTCTTAGCGTGCTCACCTTCTCTTGGATGGGGCCTCTGCTCCGCGTGGGCCACAGGAAGACCCTCGCCCTGGAGGATGTCCCGGGCCTCGAACCAGGCGACAGCGTTGCTGGCATCCTCCCGCCCTTCAAGGCCAACCTTGAGGCGCTCACCCGCGACGTCAACAGCGACGGCGGCAGGTCCAGCAAGAAGGTCGTCACCGCGTTCACGCTCACCAAGGCCCTGCTGCGCACCATATGGTGGCACGTCGCGGTGACCGCGTTCTACACGCTGGTCTACTGCGTCGCCGCCTACGTCGGGCCGTACCTCATAGACTCCCTGGTGCAGTACCTGTATCTCAGCGGCGACGAGAGGTACGCGGGCAAGGGGCAGCTTCTCGTGCTCGCCTTCGTCGTGGCCAAGGTGCTCGAGTGCCTGTCGCAGCGGCACCTGTTCTTCCGGCTGCAGCAGGCGGGGATACGCGCGCGGTCGGCGCTCGTCGCCGTCGTGTACCAGAAGAGCCTCGCGCTCTCCAGCCAGTCGCGGCGGAGCCGCACGAGCGGAGAGATGATCAACATCGTCAGCGTTGACGCCGACCGCGTCGGCATCTTCTCATGGTACCTGCACGAGGTCTGGCAAGTACCGCTGCAAACAGGCATGGCGATGTTCATCCTCTACTCCACCCTCGGGCTCGCCTCGCTCGCCGCGCTCGCTGCCACCGTGGCCATCAGCCTCGCCACCGTGCCCCTGGGAAGGATGCAGGAGAGGTTCCAGGAGAAGCTGATGGACAGCAAGGACGCGAGGATGAAGGCGACGTCAGAGAGCCTTCACAGCATGAGGATCCTGAAGCTGCAGGGGTGGGAGATGAGATTCCTGTCCAAGGTCATCGATCTGAGGAAGACGGAGGCGAACTGGCTAAAGAGATACCTCTACACGTCGGCCACCATGACCTTCGTCTTCTGGGGCACCCCGACCTTCGTCGCCGTGGTGACCTTCGGAGCCTGCATGCTCATGGGGATCCCCTTGGAGACAGGGAAGCTGCTGTCTGCACTGGCCACGTTCCGCGTGCTGCAGGAACCGATATACGAACTCCCTGGCACCATCGcgatggtgatcaagaccaaggtgTCTCTTGCCAGGATAGCATCGTTCCTGTGCCTCGACGAGCTGCCCAGTGACGCTGTGCAGAGGCTTCCACGTGGCAGCTCTGAGGACTTTGCGATCAGCGTCAGCAACGGGTGCTTCTCATGGGAAGCCTCACCTGAATTTCCAACACTGAAGGACCTCAGCTTCCAAGCTAGGCCAGGCATGCGCGTTGCAGTCTGTGGGACGGTTGGCTCCGGCAAATCCAGCTTGCTATCCTGCATTCTTGGTGAGATTCCAAAGTTATCAGGAGAGGTCCGGACCTGTGGGACAACAGCGTATGTCAGTCAGTCGGCATGGATACAAAGCGGCAAAATTCAGGAGAACATACTGTTCGGCAAGGAGATGGATACAGAGAAGTACGACAGGGTCCTCGAGTCATGCGCGCTGAAGAAAGACTTGGAGATCTTGCCGTTTGGTGACCAGACAGTCATTGGCGAGCGAGGCATCAACCTTAGTGGCGGCCAGAAGCAGAGGATTCAGATAGCACGCGCTCTGTATCAGGATGCCGACATCTATTTGTTTGATGACCCGTTCAGTGCAGTCGATGCGCATACCGGATCCCACCTGTTTAAG GAATGCTTGCTTGCTGATTTGGCTTCAAAAACAGTGGTTTATGTCACTCATCAGATTGAATTCCTACCCGCCGCCGAACTCATTCTT GTCATGAAAGATGGGAGAATAGCACAGGCAGGAAAATACGATGAAATACTGGGTTCAGGCGAAGAGCTCATGGAGCTAGTTGGTGCCCACAAGGAGTCTCTAACAGCACTTGATGTGATCGATGGCATGAACGAAGACAATgcatcctcctcctctcccAGTGGCAGAGAGAAGCAGAATCTGTCCAGATCACTGTCATTAGCTGAGaagaaacatgaagccaacGATGATGAAGGGAATGATGCTCAGAGTGGGCAGCTAGTGCAGGAGGAAGAAAGGGAGAAAGGCAGGGTGGGGTTCTGGGTCTACTGGAAGTACCTCACGCTAGCTTACAAGGGTGCTCTTGTACCCTTGGTGTTGCTAGCACAGATGCTTTTTCAAGTAATTCAGATTGCGAGCAATTACTGGATGGCTTGGGCTGCTCCGGTGTCAAAGGATGTTGAGCCTCCGGTGAGCATGCCGACGCTGCTCAGTGTCTATGTGATGCTGGCTCTTGGAAGCTCGTTGTGCATCCTCGTAAGATCACTGCTCCTTGCAACAGCTGGGTACAAGACAGCGACTTTGTTGTTCAACAAGATGCATTTCTCCATATTCAGAGCTCCTATGTCTTTCTTCGATTCCACTCCGAGCGGGCGCATCTTGAATAGG GCTTCAACTGATCAAAGTGAAGTGGACACCAACATTGCTGACCAGATGGGCACTGTTGCATTTTCCATGATTCAGCTTGTTGGAATTATTGTGGTGATGTCTCAGGTTGCATGGCAGGTCTTTGTTGTTTTCATCCCTGTATTTGCTGCCTGTGTCTGGTATCAg CAATACTACATTGACACGGCTAGGGAGCTGCAAAGGCTAGTAGGAGTTTGTTATGCTCCTATCATACAACACTTTGCAGAATCAATAGCAGGGTCAAGTACTATTAGAAGcttcggcaaggaaaatcagtTTGTGACAACTAACAGTCGTCTAACAGATGCCTACTCTCGGCCCAAATTCTACAACGCTGGAGCAAGGGAGTGGCTATGCTTTCGTCTGGATGTGCTGTCATCTCTTGTATTTGCCTTCTCTTTGATCTTTTTGATCAATCTACCAACCGGTCTCATTGATCCAG GTATTGCTGGTCTTGCTATCACATACGGGCTTAGTCTGAACACGTTGCAAGCACAGGTTGTCTGGAGCATGTGCACTTTGGAGAACAAGATTATATCAGTGGAGAGAATTCTGCAGTACATAAGCATTCCTACAGAACCCCCGCTTGTCATGTCAGAAAATAAGTTGGCTCATAACTGGCCTTCAAATGGAGAAATTCAGCTTCATAATCTCCAT GTGAAATATGCACCACAGTTGCCCTTTGTTCTGAAGGGCCTTACAGTCACTTTTCCGGGTGGCATGAAGACCGGTATAGTTGGAAGAACAGGAAGTGGCAAATCAACCCTCATTCAGTCCCTCTTCCGTATTGTTGACCCTACTGTCGGTCAGATACTAATCGATGGCGTCGACATCTGCACAATTGGACTACATGATCTGAGATCCAGACTGAGCATCATTCCACAAGAGCCGACGATGTTCGAAGGAACTGTCAGAAGCAACCTTGATCCCCTAGGGGAGTACTCTGATGATCAAATCTGGGAG GCTTTGGATTGCTGTCAGCTAGGGGACGAAGTTAGGAAGCAGGAGCTGAAGCTTGACTCACCAG TTATAGAGAATGGCGAGAACTGGAGTGTGGGCCAGCGTCAGCTCGTGTGTCTTGGTAGGGTAATTCTGAAACGGAGCAAGGTTCTTGTTCTGGACGAAGCTACCGCCTCAGTGGATACTGCAACCGACAACTTGATCCAGAGAACACTGAGGCAGCAGTTTAAAGAGACGACCGTCATCACGATAGCGCACAGGATCTCGTCCGTTCTTGACAGCGACATGGTGCTGCTTCTTGACAACG GCGTGGCCGTGGAGCACGACAGGCCCAACAAATTGCTGGAGGATAAGTCATCTCTGTTCTCAAAGCTCGTAGCAGAATACACCATGCGGGCGGCGCATACATAA
- the LOC8059826 gene encoding uncharacterized protein LOC8059826 produces the protein MAGIQDDGLDNDTLQHLRSRATQLLFKEDWREYVAVCSRIIDAASSGDDRRLLCSTLAHRADARARLGDAAGGLADCDAALAAEPAHPGALLSKGALLRGLGRYAAAADCFRAAALASGGGAAADEARELAEQCRRLEAQAKSGVVDLSEWVLAGFAGKFPDLAEYVGSVEVRRSPHGGRGLFAVKNVEAGATLIIAKAVAIGRGVIPDAADSDEKMFVWKDFVGKVLEAAEKCPKTAALIYTLSTGEEHQDEPVVPDMVIFRNETEGDSLSDGTSAARAMGTQEAAHVDRILKVLDVNCLTEDAPAADVLGNNGVVNCGVGLWVLPSFINHSCHPNARRTHIGDHAIVHASRDIKAGEEITFPYFDVLVPVSKRREASRAWGFECKCDRCRFEAEDSILRQEILKSEKDLASGGDIGAVVVRLEEKMRKSVVRERQKAFLRASFWSAYSALYDSDKLMRKWGRRVPSEALVAETVADVVSGNESVLKAMLRGSRDGNGCGNRLEVEDKVVRIGRATYGKLVKRHAMRDLFRLTLDATNKINI, from the coding sequence ATGGCCGGAATCCAGGACGACGGCCTCGACAACGACACGCTGCAGCATCTGCGGAGCCGCGCGACGCAGCTGCTGTTCAAGGAGGACTGGAGGGAGTACGTCGCCGTCTGCTCCCGCATCATCGACGCCGCCTCCTCCGGAGACGACCGCCGCCTGCTCTGCTCCACGCTCGCGCACCGCGCCGACGCCCGCGCGCGGCTCGGGGATGCCGCCGGCGGGCTTGCCGACTGCGACGCTGCGCTTGCGGCCGAGCCAGCCCACCCCGGCGCGCTACTCTCCAAGGGCGCGCTCCTCCGCGGCCTCGGCCGGTACGCCGCCGCGGCCGACTGCTTCCGCGCGGCAGCGCTCGCCtcaggcggcggcgccgccgcggacGAGGCGCGGGAGCTCGCCGAGCAGTGCAGGCGCCTGGAGGCGCAGGCGAAGAGCGGGGTGGTGGACCTGTCCGAGTGGGTGCTCGCAGGGTTCGCCGGGAAGTTCCCGGATCTAGCGGAGTACGTCGGGTCCGTGGAGGTGCGCCGGTCCCCGCACGGCGGCCGAGGGCTTTTCGCCGTGAAGAACGTCGAGGCGGGGGCTACTTTGATAATCGCCAAGGCTGTGGCGATCGGGAGAGGGGTGATTCCTGATGCCGCCGACAGCGACGAGAAGATGTTCGTATGGAAGGACTTTGTCGGCAAGGTGCTCGAAGCTGCCGAGAAATGTCCGAAGACGGCGGCTTTGATCTATACTCTGTCTACCGGCGAGGAGCACCAAGACGAGCCTGTCGTCCCGGACATGGTAATTTTCAGGAATGAAACTGAGGGCGACAGTCTCAGTGATGGTACCAGCGCGGCGAGGGCGATGGGGACACAGGAGGCTGCTCATGTGGACAGGATCTTGAAGGTGCTCGACGTGAACTGCTTGACTGAGGACGCGCCAGCCGCCGATGTGCTTGGTAACAATGGTGTCGTCAACTGCGGCGTGGGACTCTGGGTCTTGCCGTCGTTCATCAACCATTCCTGCCACCCCAATGCCCGGCGCACTCACATCGGGGACCATGCCATTGTCCACGCGTCCAGGGACATCAAAGCCGGGGAGGAGATCACATTTCCATACTTTGATGTGCTTGTGCCAGTGAGCAAGCGCAGGGAGGCATCCAGAGCTTGGGGATTCGAATGCAAGTGTGATCGGTGCAGGTTTGAAGCCGAGGATTCCATTCTTAGGCAGGAAATCCTTAAGTCAGAGAAAGATTTGGCCAGTGGAGGAGACATAGGAGCAGTGGTGGTGCGGCTGGAGGAGAAGATGAGGAAGTCTGTGGTGAGGGAAAGGCAAAAGGCTTTCTTGCGTGCGTCATTCTGGAGCGCATACTCTGCCTTGTATGATTCTGATAAGCTGATGAGGAAATGGGGAAGGCGAGTTCCAAGCGAGGCCCTTGTAGCAGAGACTGTTGCTGATGTGGTCAGCGGGAATGAGAGCGTGCTGAAAGCAATGCTGAGGGGTTCCAGGGATGGCAATGGCTGCGGCAATCGGCTAGAGGTGGAGGATAAGGTGGTGAGGATTGGGAGGGCAACCTATGGCAAGTTGGTGAAGAGACACGCAATGAGAGATCTCTTCAGACTTACACTGGATGCCACCAACAAAATTAACATCTAG
- the LOC8082128 gene encoding cytochrome P450 704B1, with the protein MEEAHLMPATPLFPLAGLHKYIAILLVVLSWALVHRWSLRKQKGPRSWPVIGATLEQLRNYHRMHDWLVGYLSRHKTVTVDMPFTSYTYIADPVNVEHVLKTNFTNYPKGDVYRSYMDVLLGDGIFNADGELWRKQRKTASFEFASKNLRDFSANVFREYSLKLSGILSQASKAGKVVDMQELYMRMTLDSICKVGFGVEIGTLSPDLPENSFAQAFDAANIIVTLRFIDPLWRVKRFFHVGSEALLAQSIKLVDEFTYSVIRRRKAEIVEARASGKQEKMKHDILSRFIELGEAGDDGGFGDDKSLRDVVLNFVIAGRDTTATTLSWFTHMAMSHPDVAEKLRRELCAFEAERAREEGVAVPCCGPDDDKAFAARVAQFAGLLTYDSLGKLVYLHACVTETLRLYPAVPQDPKGILEDDVLPDGTKVRAGGMVTYVPYSMGRMEYNWGPDAASFRPERWINEEGAFRNASPFKFTAFQAGPRICLGKDSAYLQMKMALAILFRFYSFQLLEGHPVQYRMMTILSMAHGLKVRVSRAV; encoded by the exons atggaggaagctcaCCTCATGCCGGCGACACCATTGTTCCCACTAGCAGGGCTCCACAAGTACATCGCGATCCTCCTCGTTGTCCTCTCATGGGCCCTGGTCCATAGGTGGAGCCTGAGGAAGCAGAAAGGCCCGAGATCATGGCCGGTCATTGGCGCCACGTTGGAGCAGCTGAGGAACTACCACCGGATGCACGACTGGCTTGTTGGGTACCTGTCACGGCACAAGACAGTGACCGTCGACATGCCGTTCACTTCCTACACCTACATCGCTGACCCGGTGAATGTCGAGCATGTCCTCAAGACTAACTTCACCAATTACCCCAAG GGGGACGTGTACAGATCCTACATGGATGTGCTCCTCGGTGACGGCATATTCAACGCTGACGGCGAGCTGTGGAGGAAGCAGAGGAAGACGGCGAGTTTCGAGTTCGCCTCCAAGAACCTGAGGGATTTCAGTGCCAATGTTTTCAGAGAGTACTCCCTGAAGCTGTCGGGCATACTGAGTCAGGCATCCAAGGCAGGCAAAGTTGTTGACATGCAG GAACTTTACATGAGGATGACACTGGACTCGATCTGCAAGGTTGGGTTCGGGGTCGAGATCGGCACGCTGTCGCCGGATCTCCCCGAGAACAGCTTCGCCCAGGCGTTCGATGCCGCTAACATCATCGTCACGCTGCGGTTCATCGACCCGCTGTGGCGCGTCAAGAGGTTCTTCCACGTCGGCTCAGAGGCCCTCCTGGCGCAGAGCATCAAGCTCGTGGACGAGTTCACCTACAGCGTGATCCGCCGGAGGAAGGCCGAGATCGTCGAGGCCCGGGCCAGCGGCAAACAGGAGAAG ATGAAGCACGACATCCTGTCACGGTTCATCGAGCTGGGCGAGgccggcgacgacggcggcTTCGGGGACGACAAGAGCCTCCGAGACGTGGTGCTCAACTTCGTGATCGCCGGGCGGGACACGACGGCGACGACGCTGTCGTGGTTCACGCACATGGCCATGTCCCACCCGGACGTGGCCGAGAAGCTGCGGCGCGAGCTGTGCGCGTTCGAGGCGGAGCGCGCGCGCGAGGAGGGCGTCGCGGTGCCCTGCTGCGGCCCTGACGACGACAAGGCGTTCGCCGCCCGCGTGGCGCAGTTCGCGGGGCTCCTCACCTACGACAGCCTCGGCAAGCTGGTCTACCTCCACGCCTGCGTCACCGAGACGCTCCGCTTGTACCCCGCCGTCCCTCAG GACCCCAAGGGGATCCTGGAGGACGACGTGCTGCCGGACGGGACGAAGGTGAGGGCCGGCGGGATGGTGACGTACGTGCCCTACTCGATGGGGCGGATGGAGTACAACTGGGGACCCGACGCGGCGAGCTTCCGGCCGGAGCGGTGGATCAACGAGGAGGGCGCGTTCCGCAACGCGTCGCCGTTCAAGTTCACGGCGTTCCAGGCGGGGCCGAGGATCTGCCTGGGCAAGGACTCGGCGTACCTGCAGATGAAGATGGCGCTCGCCATCCTCTTCCGCTTCTACAGCTTCCAGCTGCTGGAGGGGCACCCGGTCCAGTACCGCATGATGACCATCCTCTCCATGGCGCACGGCCTCAAGGTCCGCGTCTCCAGGGCCGTTTGA
- the LOC8082129 gene encoding pentatricopeptide repeat-containing protein At5g15300 — translation MLRKSGTERRQPALWRRCRSLRQIKQVHALMVLRGFLSDPSALRELIFASSVGVRGGTAHARLVFDRIPHPDRFMYNTLIRGAAHSYAPRDAVSIYARMARHSAGCGGGVRPDKRTFPFVLRACAAMGASETGAQVHAHVVKAGCESDAFVRNALIGMHATCGDLGAAAALFDGEAREDAVAWSAMISGFARRGDIGAARELFDESPVKDLVSWNVMITAYAKLGDMAPARELFDGAPDRDVVSWNAMISGYVRCGSHKQAMELFEQMQAMGEKPDTVTMLSLLSACADSGDMDAGRRLHRFLSGRFSRIGPSTVLGNALIDMYAKCGSMTSALEVFWLMQDKNVSTWNSIIGGLALHGHVTEAIDVFQKMLQGNVKPDEITFVAVLVACSHGGMVDKGHEYFNLMQQRYMIEPNVKHYGCMVDMLSRAGLLKEAFEFIGTMKIEPNPVIWRTLLGACRIHGELELAEHANQELLKARSDASGDFVLLSNIYASVGEWLGSENMRKLMDDSGVNKEAGCAVVDGSSKDVID, via the coding sequence ATGCTGCGCAAGTCGGGCACTGAGCGCCGGCAGCCGGCGTTATGGCGGCGATGCCGCAGCCTCCGGCAGATCAAGCAGGTCCACGCGCTCATGGTCCTCCGGGGCTTCCTCTCGGACCCCTCGGCGCTCCGCGAGCTCATCTTTGCCTCCTCTGTCGGCGTCCGGGGCGGCACCGCGCACGCCCGCCTCGTGTTCGACCGAATCCCGCACCCCGACCGGTTCATGTACAACACCCTCATCCGCGGCGCCGCGCACAGTTACGCGCCCCGGGACGCCGTCTCCATCTACGCGCGCATGGCCCGGCACAGCGCCGGCTGCGGCGGTGGCGTGAGGCCGGACAAGCGCACCTTCCCGTTCGTGCTCCGCGCCTGCGCCGCCATGGGCGCGAGCGAAACCGGGGCGCAGGTCCACGCGCACGTCGTCAAGGCTGGGTGCGAGTCGGACGCTTTCGTCAGGAACGCGCTCATCGGCATGCACGCTACCTGCGGGGACCTAGGTGCCGCGGCTGCGCTGTTCGACGGCGAAGCGCGCGAGGACGCCGTGGCGTGGTCGGCGATGATCTCCGGCTTCGCGAGGAGAGGGGACATTGGTGCCGCCCGGGAGCTGTTCGACGAGAGCCCTGTGAAGGACCTCGTGTCTTGGAATGTGATGATCACGGCATATGCGAAGCTGGGAGATATGGCCCCGGCGAGGGAGCTCTTCGACGGGGCTCCTGATCGTGATGTTGTGTCGTGGAACGCCATGATCTCTGGGTACGTGAGGTGCGGCTCGCACAAGCAAGCAATGGAGCTCTTTGAGCAGATGCAGGCCATGGGAGAAAAGCCGGATACTGTCACAATGCTCAGCTTATTGTCAGCCTGTGCGGACTCCGGTGATATGGACGCTGGCCGCAGACTGCACAGGTTTCTGTCAGGGAGGTTTTCTAGAATTGGTCCTAGCACTGTTCTTGGAAACGCGCTGATCGACATGTATGCAAAGTGTGGGAGCATGACGAGTGCACTAGAGGTGTTCtggttgatgcaagataagaatGTCTCGACTTGGAACTCGATCATAGGAGGATTAGCATTGCATGGACATGTCACAGAGGCCATAGATGTGTTCCAGAAGATGCTGCAGGGGAATGTCAAGCCAGATGAGATCACCTTTGTTGCTGTCCTTGTTGCGTGCAGCCATGGCGGAATGGTTGACAAGGGGCATGAGTACTTCAACTTGATGCAACAAAGATACATGATTGAGCCCAATGTCAAACACTACGGTTGCATGGTTGACATGCTGAGTCGTGCTGGGCTGCTCAAAGAAGCGTTTGAATTCATAGGCACAATGAAGATCGAGCCTAATCCTGTCATATGGAGGACCCTTCTTGGGGCTTGTAGGATCCATGGTGAGCTCGAACTGGCTGAGCATGCGAATCAGGAACTTCTGAAGGCAAGGAGTGATGCAAGTGGGGATTTTGTGCTTCTGTCGAATATTTATGCTTCAGTTGGAGAATGGCTGGGGTCAGAGAATATGAGAAAGTTGATGGACGACAGTGGTGTCAACAAGGAGGCAGGCTGTGCAGTTGTAGACGGCAGTTCAAAGGATGTAATTGACTAA